In one Lolium rigidum isolate FL_2022 chromosome 3, APGP_CSIRO_Lrig_0.1, whole genome shotgun sequence genomic region, the following are encoded:
- the LOC124700296 gene encoding BTB/POZ and MATH domain-containing protein 2-like has translation MSTFAGLSVVTNGKHCTTTAIDAGMGSGYHLLVVKDYLRTVQEVPNGKSICSGHFMVGGHKWCIDYCPNGKQPSCADFISLGICLVDDDVEEAVKAKFMFSFVDQVEKQKAKEFFANQTCIFPIKGYCWGSLKFMKRDALERSAHLKADCFTIRIDIMVCNDLTTQQDAVGTLSGISQHFKILLQDKVGCDVTFEVSGETFLAHRCVLAARSKVFRAQFFGPMAQGITSSAIQIKDMDAKVFAAMLSFIYSDSFPQMEENKAQAVQGQEEEAAKLVTWLQDLLVASDRYDIQQLKFLCEKKLFNLICVSSVACTLALAERHNCHGLKDGCLTFIQVQSPKCLEKVMETDGWELIVTTYPSILKEIIAKVASNQKDNKRKYESMQCKT, from the coding sequence ATGTCAACATTCGCCGGTCTCTCCGTTGTCACCAACGGAAAGCACTGCACCACGACGGCCATCGATGCCGGCATGGGCAGTGGGTACCACCTGCTTGTGGTCAAAGACTACTTGCGCACCGTACAAGAGGTGCCCAACGGCAAGAGCATCTGCTCTGGGCATTTCATGGTAGGAGGACATAAATGGTGCATCGACTACTGCCCTAATGGCAAGCAGCCAAGTTGTGCCGACTTCATCTCTCTCGGTATTTGCCTTGTCGATGACGATGTTGAAGAGGCTGTGAAGGCCAAGTTCATGTTTAGCTTTGTCGACCAGGTTGAGAAGCAAAAGGCAAAGGAATTTTTTGCAAATCAAACATGCATCTTCCCCATCAAAGGTTATTGTTGGGGCTCCTTGAAGTTTATGAAAAGAGATGCCCTTGAACGGTCAGCTCATCTAAAGGCTGATTGTTTCACCATCCGGATTGACATCATGGTCTGCAATGATCTCACCACACAGCAGGATGCCGTTGGCACCCTGTCTGGCATAAGCCAGCATTTCAAAATTCTACTTCAAGATAAGGTGGGTTGTGATGTCACATTTGAGGTCAGTGGTGAGACGTTCCTTGCACACCGGTGTGTGCTTGCAGCCCGATCTAAAGTTTTCAGGGCACAGTTCTTTGGCCCCATGGCACAGGGTATCACGTCCAGTGCCATACAGATCAAAGACatggatgcaaaagtgtttgcggcTATGCTTAGCTTCATCTACTCAGACTCGTTTCCTCAGATGGAGGAGAACAAAGCACAAGCTGTCCAAGGACAGGAAGAGGAAGCAGCAAAGCTTGTTACGTGGCTGCAGGACTTGCTTGTAGCGTCAGACAGATATGATATCCAGCAGCTCAAGTTCTTATGTGAAAAGAAGTTGTTCAACCTCATATGTGTGAGCTCTGTGGCCTGCACTCTAGCTCTAGCTGAGCGACACAACTGCCACGGATTGAAGGATGGGTGCTTGACGTTTATCCAAGTCCAATCTCCCAAGTGTTTGGAAAAGGTAATGGAAACTGATGGCTGGGAGCTTATAGTTACGACCTATCCCTCTATTTTGAAGGAGATCATTGCCAAGGTTGCGTCCAATCAGAAGGACAACAAGAGGAAGTATGAGAGTATGCAATGCAAGACCTGA